The following proteins are co-located in the Bordetella bronchialis genome:
- a CDS encoding DUF4260 domain-containing protein, with protein sequence MMTAVSGGVRVLLRLEGLAILAASLLAYAKFGAGWGTFGLFFFVPDLSFLGYLAGPRVGAVSYNFAHSFIGPVAVLAAGIFLSRPAAIVAGIIWAAHIGFDRALGYGLKYSAGFRFTHLGAIGRNGVCQYFCA encoded by the coding sequence ATGATGACTGCAGTATCGGGCGGTGTTCGCGTTCTTCTTCGTCTCGAAGGACTGGCCATCCTGGCGGCGAGTCTGCTGGCCTATGCGAAGTTCGGCGCTGGTTGGGGGACGTTCGGACTGTTCTTTTTTGTGCCGGACCTTTCGTTCCTGGGGTATCTGGCCGGCCCCAGGGTCGGTGCGGTCTCCTACAACTTCGCACACTCGTTCATCGGCCCCGTGGCGGTATTGGCGGCTGGAATCTTCCTCTCCAGGCCGGCCGCGATTGTCGCGGGCATCATTTGGGCGGCGCACATCGGCTTCGACCGCGCGTTGGGCTACGGCCTGAAGTACTCGGCCGGGTTCCGGTTCACGCACTTGGGCGCCATCGGTCGAAATGGGGTGTGTCAGTATTTTTGTGCTTGA